The following coding sequences lie in one Paenibacillus durus ATCC 35681 genomic window:
- a CDS encoding helix-hairpin-helix domain-containing protein, with the protein MEEQDMAGTQSGLPEKLSKPARRALQGAGYLTLEQLAEAGEAELLKLHGMGPKALDQLRRAMADQGLNFADEKQE; encoded by the coding sequence ATGGAGGAACAAGATATGGCTGGTACTCAAAGCGGTCTTCCCGAAAAACTGAGCAAACCGGCTAGACGCGCGCTTCAGGGAGCCGGATATTTGACTTTGGAGCAGCTTGCGGAAGCGGGTGAGGCGGAACTGCTGAAACTGCATGGGATGGGGCCGAAAGCGCTGGATCAATTGCGGCGGGCAATGGCGGATCAAGGTTTGAATTTTGCGGATGAGAAGCAGGAGTAA
- a CDS encoding DJ-1/PfpI family protein, translating to MGKKIAVTVTDLFEDVELTSPAESFEAAGHEVAPIEWKAGKGIDITGYRSIRNDLKNAGANYKDEEVVVSRNIVTSRTPDDLPAFNRESLNLLGR from the coding sequence ATGGGTAAAAAAATTGCGGTTACCGTAACGGATTTGTTCGAGGATGTGGAGCTTACAAGTCCGGCAGAATCGTTTGAGGCGGCCGGTCACGAGGTTGCTCCTATCGAATGGAAAGCGGGAAAAGGCATTGACATTACCGGCTATCGTTCGATCCGTAATGATTTGAAAAATGCCGGCGCGAACTATAAAGATGAAGAAGTGGTCGTCAGCCGGAATATTGTAACAAGCCGCACGCCGGATGATCTGCCCGCCTTTAACCGGGAATCTCTGAACCTTCTGGGCCGGTAA
- a CDS encoding metallophosphoesterase: protein MNEPAQNKSTVSPTGDNLADSPSTGTGGKKITRRQFLARSAAALIGAGLLAGGYSWKGEPSWLEISRLTLEWKELPASFSGLKLVHFSDVHLGFNKDAGDVKRLIRHIREAEPDLICFSGDIVDSHPEDLEESVPLFAGLTAPLGKFAVLGNHDYKHAEILVGLLEAAGFTVLRNRHALIRKGNESIAVAGMEDYLINSPGPNPKAAMGGIPPGTFTVLLMHEPDYADFVQEYSIQLQLSGHSHGGQIRIPLMGAPFVPDGSVKYVSGLYTVGDQRLLYVNRGFGETYMPFRFMCRPELTVFTLRRMEG from the coding sequence ATGAACGAACCGGCGCAAAATAAATCTACAGTATCCCCCACAGGCGACAATTTGGCCGATTCGCCCTCCACTGGCACTGGCGGCAAAAAAATAACCCGCCGCCAGTTTCTGGCCCGCAGCGCGGCGGCGTTAATCGGTGCGGGGCTGCTGGCCGGCGGTTACAGCTGGAAGGGTGAGCCGAGCTGGTTGGAGATTAGCCGCCTAACGCTGGAATGGAAGGAGCTTCCCGCTTCTTTTTCAGGACTGAAGCTTGTCCATTTCAGCGATGTGCATCTAGGCTTTAACAAGGATGCTGGGGATGTAAAACGGCTGATACGCCATATCCGGGAGGCGGAGCCGGACCTTATCTGCTTCAGCGGCGATATTGTGGACAGCCACCCGGAGGATTTGGAAGAGTCCGTTCCTCTGTTTGCCGGTCTGACTGCTCCGCTGGGTAAATTTGCGGTGCTTGGCAATCATGATTACAAGCATGCCGAGATACTGGTCGGTCTGCTGGAAGCTGCGGGGTTCACAGTGCTGCGCAATAGGCATGCCCTTATCCGAAAAGGGAATGAATCCATTGCTGTCGCGGGGATGGAGGATTATCTAATCAACAGTCCAGGCCCTAACCCGAAGGCGGCGATGGGCGGCATTCCGCCAGGCACATTCACGGTGCTGCTCATGCATGAGCCGGATTATGCGGATTTTGTGCAGGAGTATTCCATTCAGCTCCAGCTGTCCGGGCACAGCCATGGGGGACAGATTCGCATTCCGTTGATGGGCGCTCCCTTTGTGCCGGACGGGTCGGTCAAGTATGTCAGCGGCTTATACACGGTCGGGGATCAGAGGCTGCTGTATGTCAACCGGGGCTTTGGCGAGACTTACATGCCATTCCGGTTCATGTGCCGTCCGGAGCTGACGGTATTTACGCTGCGCCGGATGGAAGGATAG
- a CDS encoding MBL fold metallo-hydrolase, with amino-acid sequence MTHHYQQLSPHVIIMHAEHETDRPILAAIAGERRTLLMDAGNSPMHAELFRKELERRGVRMPEILALTHWHWDHTFGMQAWGLPVVAHAETGRGLSSLSGLDWSDACLLELIRQGTINEGSAADIRKEFGENRDIRIIEPDILFQDRIAIDLGGVVCELVHVGGDHSSDSCFLHVREDRVLFLGDALGPSVYGGPRKYTSAAFLKLLSVAYGYNSHWYVESHGIPMSGEEFRSDLAGWEKLARIVKVFGDDRERVVREMKVFLQCDELSEDLLQGLDYFMAGQANMV; translated from the coding sequence ATGACCCACCATTATCAACAATTAAGCCCTCATGTCATAATCATGCATGCCGAGCATGAAACGGACCGTCCCATACTCGCGGCCATCGCCGGAGAGCGGCGGACCCTGCTCATGGATGCCGGCAATTCGCCGATGCATGCAGAATTGTTCCGCAAGGAGCTGGAACGGCGCGGTGTCCGTATGCCGGAGATTCTGGCGCTGACACACTGGCACTGGGACCATACCTTTGGCATGCAGGCCTGGGGCCTCCCGGTAGTGGCCCATGCGGAGACAGGCCGGGGGCTGTCTTCGCTATCGGGGCTGGACTGGTCGGACGCCTGCCTCCTGGAGTTGATTCGCCAAGGGACCATCAACGAAGGCAGCGCGGCTGATATCCGCAAGGAGTTCGGCGAAAATCGCGACATCCGAATAATCGAACCGGATATTCTGTTCCAGGACCGGATCGCCATTGATCTCGGCGGCGTTGTTTGCGAATTGGTACACGTGGGAGGGGATCATTCCTCCGACAGCTGCTTTTTGCATGTCAGGGAGGATCGTGTACTGTTCCTGGGCGATGCGCTGGGACCCTCCGTTTACGGCGGTCCGCGAAAGTATACCAGCGCTGCCTTTTTGAAGCTGCTGTCCGTGGCATACGGGTATAACTCGCATTGGTATGTGGAATCGCATGGTATTCCGATGAGCGGAGAAGAATTCCGCAGCGATCTGGCGGGCTGGGAGAAATTAGCCCGGATCGTGAAGGTGTTCGGCGATGACCGGGAACGGGTGGTCCGCGAAATGAAGGTCTTTTTGCAGTGTGATGAACTGTCCGAAGATCTGCTTCAGGGATTGGATTATTTCATGGCAGGCCAGGCAAATATGGTATAA
- a CDS encoding MFS transporter: MITPKIRNTALLVAGCYFMENLDSTIVTTAVPAMSRALHVSSAQMGLIVTAYMVTLAVFIPISGWLAERFGTRPVFLSAIAVFTLASVACAMRWRRPRRTLPLPSALPWQRWRCAPGSRSRML; the protein is encoded by the coding sequence GTGATTACTCCTAAAATCCGCAATACCGCTTTGCTTGTCGCCGGTTGTTATTTTATGGAGAATCTGGACAGCACCATCGTTACAACGGCAGTTCCCGCGATGAGCCGGGCACTTCATGTCTCTTCGGCCCAAATGGGGCTGATTGTCACCGCTTATATGGTCACGTTGGCCGTGTTCATCCCGATCAGCGGCTGGCTGGCTGAGAGGTTCGGGACCCGGCCCGTATTTCTGTCGGCCATCGCGGTCTTTACGCTGGCTTCGGTTGCCTGCGCAATGCGCTGGCGGCGACCACGCAGAACCTTGCCGCTGCCTTCGGCATTGCCTTGGCAACGGTGGCGCTGCGCGCCGGGGAGCCGATCGCGCATGTTGTGA